The DNA region ATTCGGAATGGCTTCTTTCACAACGATGGTGATTTTGTCGCCGACTCTGGCGTATCTCCTTCTGCTGCCGCCGAGAATCTTTATGCACAGTCCCCATTTTCCGCCTGAATTATCGGCGATCACAAAAGTAGAATTTTCAGATAACATTTCAGTTTTCTCCTTGTTCTCCTTTGGCTCTCCTGAGAATTTTGGACAGAGTCCAGCATTTCTTTTTCGACAGAGGCCTGGTTTCCATAATGATGACAATGTCGCCTTCCCGGGCGGAATTGTTTTCGTCGTGAGCCATGAATTTTTTATACTTTTTAATTATTTTCTTGTAGAGAGGATGGGCAAATTTTCTTTCTACTTTTACAACGACGGACTTGTTCATTTTATCTGAGATCACGATCCCTTCTCTGAACTTTTTCCTGTTGGTTCTTAAATTATCCATTTTTGCCGCTTCCCTTCTTCGCGATTTCTCTTTCTCTCAAAATAGTCAGAATCCTGGCTTTTTCCTTTTTCGCGTTAGTTATATTGGCTGGTTTGTCCGTAGTATTGGACATTACCCTGAAACGCAGTTTAAAAATCTCTTCGTTAATTTCATCGAGCCTGTGAAAAAGCTCTTTTTCAGTAAGTTCTCTTATCTCTTTTGTTTTCATCATTCACCCCTACGCTATATCGTGGCCTGAAATGAATCTCGTCTTTATGGGAAGCTTTGCCGACGCGAGTTCCATCGCTCTTTT from candidate division WOR-3 bacterium includes:
- the rpmC gene encoding 50S ribosomal protein L29, with the protein product MKTKEIRELTEKELFHRLDEINEEIFKLRFRVMSNTTDKPANITNAKKEKARILTILREREIAKKGSGKNG
- the rpsQ gene encoding 30S ribosomal protein S17, whose product is MDNLRTNRKKFREGIVISDKMNKSVVVKVERKFAHPLYKKIIKKYKKFMAHDENNSAREGDIVIIMETRPLSKKKCWTLSKILRRAKGEQGEN